A genomic region of Anopheles coustani chromosome 3, idAnoCousDA_361_x.2, whole genome shotgun sequence contains the following coding sequences:
- the LOC131263061 gene encoding zonadhesin-like has protein sequence MGLFKIKATLFAALSVWILSVQAGKNETLTHGLAGNRTQPLNGTFPLAQNVTRIQRQVPYGAGVLPFSSIGAPGATAYGTRQATPYGTAGSTILCPPGSVLQNGQCMSRVSYCGAGYNLVGNTCVGAAVCQPGYNLVNGQCHLQAPCATQTCGTVAVAPLPLPTVVCTCEAGYTQTGNQCMKSETKAPQTRTIMGSNVEAVTCPPGYDLNDEECLQHSDTEARCREGLPREDMCVLPASCRGSYQLDEYGRCIVNQTIPANCPPDSRMANDGLCLYNTPRCPDGYRMEKGVCLKRDVVNVNCDTGSTLVNGVCRVEQPRCPSPYRLSGGQCILERRSMPRCPSGTQIRDGLCVLRNLECQPGYQESNGVCIKTERLPVRCPSGARMLGDVCAADVDVCPRDFSFLIMECARVEKQEAACPPGLQLDEGECVSSRELSCESGFTLKDNECVRHQVGQYSCPPRSILRDGYCVVSEAKCEPGYELREDICVLHEREQPRCPPGSQFRGENCVYRVDDCPPGYMRQGAECVRSNLLEPTCQIGFVYQRGFCLAIPQCEYGYTYNKTEATCYRTTHTAVSCPSGSYLENDRCVSRDMVCMEGYTLQGSECILRLSSAPVCPPGTTLHNDRCRAKVATVCRSGSMPSNGACEIQETIYPTCPAGYTLQNGQCIGMVTSSVPAPAPSPCMYGGCNPCMTGLCGTPCASGCQSQQATMQTIQTSQPARCPDGYMSNGGFCTRRTSIQMECPTGYTMDAGECVMYYGMVCGPGTTQQNGRCVRFQTRRASCREGFMNAGDHCILINPSCPSGHRNIGGSCVSLEDKPSTCPPGSYKRNNFCVGTLECAPGYQLQGDKCYRVEQRSITCPPGFVYNGQECIGQFNCPSGYRLERNECVRTLQRPVSCPPPARHVQEWCVVEGPSCEAGFEFRDHRCLRTEHRPAVCPRDTHLRNGACVSQQRPQCNPGFTFAAGHCTKIEKRPIQCPPDFIISNNRCVTRKLTCPSDFYLSGNECVREQRQTLICPPGSSMHNNMCYIGRPACELDYKLVDGSCIQVSYGFLECPPGTIITDGQCVKSATCPPDYQLRGNQCEKVTAVILRCQRGNMVNGDCVAPGPNCPPEYEFRRGVCFRRETVEPDCPPSSQLRNNYCVVGRPECFDDYRYSNGRCTKVIKVRATCTGGAELKNGMCVSSVLSTSSYCEPGYTMQGSLCIRMIYVQATCTTHQTSSNVITSSPIVSSVGINSIQPIQTVNSIGPTVLSRVDSVYVPPTPVTNVDSVYVSPTPVTSVDSIYVPPIRNFSSSAHVPDDDRFADFFRAENVRPRFGVSSYDAGNSRYFRESILPFDGDYVATPRPYTTTTASWVNVATETRTESPTRQRRCTVVGPRVCNTMDEVSWTCEQMRYTDIASRLCTSESAVIHLTVPSHIAVNDTLLVMAPKTEEEGDEDEYDDEEENEEGSANCADCRDESFDCSKYCFTYEECGGCEYTQLEELCQESATIRECEYLSV, from the exons ATGGGACTGTTTAAGATTAAG gcCACATTGTTTGCAGCGCTCTCAGTGTGGATTCTAAGTGTGCAGgctggcaaaaatgaaacactaaCGCACGGCTTAGCGGGCAACCGAACGCAACCGCTGAACGGTACGTTTCCGTTGGCGCAGAATGTAACTCGTATTCAACGACAGGTCCCCTACGGTGCAGGCGTTCTACCGTTTTCCAGTATTGGAGCACCTGGTGCGACTGCGTATGGTACCAGACAGGCAACTCCGTATGGTACGGCTGGTTCTACGATCCTTTGCCCACCCGGTAGCGTCCTGCAGAACGGCCAATGCATGAGCCGCGTTAGTTACTGTGGGGCGGGCTACAATCTGGTGGGCAACACTTGCGTCGGTGCGGCCGTCTGCCAACCTGGCTACAATCTGGTGAACGGTCAATGCCATCTGCAGGCGCCTTGCGCCACTCAGACGTGTGGTACGGTAGCGGTGGCACCACTGCCTCTACCTACCGTGGTGTGTACTTGTGAGGCGGGCTACACGCAGACGGGCAACCAGTGCATGAAGTCGGAAACGAAGGCCCCCCAAACGCGCACTATCATGGGCAGCAACGTGGAAGCGGTGACGTGCCCGCCAGGATACGATCTGAACGACGAAGAGTGCCTGCAGCATAGTGACACCGAGGCCAGATGCAGGGAAGGTTTGCCGCGCGAAGACATGTGCGTACTACCGGCCAGCTGTCGCGGTTCGTATCAGCTCGACGAGTACGGCCGGTGCATCGTAAATCAGACCATTCCTGCCAATTGCCCGCCCGATAGCCGCATGGCTAACGATGGTCTCTGCCTCTACAACACGCCAAGGTGTCCGGATGGCTACCGTATGGAGAAGGGTGTGTGCCTCAAGCGGGATGTAGTCAATGTCAACTGTGACACCGGCTCGACACTGGTGAACGGTGTGTGCAGGGTGGAGCAACCTCGTTGTCCTTCTCCGTATCGCCTCTCTGGTGGCCAGTGTATACTGGAACGTCGCTCGATGCCGCGCTGTCCAAGTGGAACGCAAATACGCGACGGACTGTGCGTACTGCGCAACTTGGAATGCCAGCCCGGCTATCAAGAGTCCAACGGGGTGTGTATCAAGACCGAACGACTACCGGTGCGATGCCCTTCGGGAGCGCGCATGTTAGGAGATGTGTGCGCGGCTGACGTGGACGTGTGTCCGCGCGACTTTAGCTTCTTGATCATGGAGTGTGCTCGAGTCGAGAAGCAGGAGGCCGCTTGTCCACCGGGATTACAGCTTGACGAGGGCGAATGTGTGTCGTCCCGCGAGCTGTCCTGTGAGTCTGGCTTCACTCTCAAAGATAATGAGTGCGTTCGCCATCAAGTTGGACAGTACAGTTGCCCGCCAAGGAGTATTCTGCGCGATGGTTACTGCGTAGTGTCCGAAGCAAAGTGTGAACCCGGCTACGAGCTACGTGAAGACATATGTGTTCTGCATGAGAGGGAGCAACCCCGGTGTCCGCCTGGCTCGCAGTTCCGTGGAGAAAATTGTGTCTACCGCGTCGATGACTGCCCGCCCGGTTACATGCGACAAGGTGCCGAGTGCGTTCGGTCCAATCTGCTGGAACCGACATGTCAGATAGGGTTCGTGTATCAACGAGGATTCTGTCTAGCAATACCACAATGTGAATACGGCTACACCTACAACAAGACGGAGGCGACCTGCTACCGGACTACTCACACAGCTGTGTCCTGCCCGAGTGGCagctacctggagaacgatCGCTGCGTCAGCCGGGATATGGTATGCATGGAGGGCTACACACTGCAAGGAAGCGAGTGCATTCTACGCCTCTCATCTGCACCAGTCTGTCCGCCGGGGACAACCTTGCATAATGACCGTTGTCGGGCGAAAGTAGCAACCGTGTGTCGTTCCGGCTCGATGCCATCCAACGGCGCTTGTGAGATACAGGAAACCATCTACCCAACATGCCCGGCCGGCTACACCTTACAGAATGGACAGTGCATCGGCATGGTGACGTCGAGTGTTCCGGCACCCGCTCCATCGCCCTGCATGTATGGCGGATGCAACCCTTGCATGACAGGATTGTGCGGCACACCATGTGCATCCGGATGCCAGTCTCAGCAGGCGACCATGCAGACGATCCAGACCTCACAACCCGCTCGCTGTCCAGACGGCTACATGTCCAATGGAGGATTCTGTACGCGACGCACCTCCATACAGATGGAGTGCCCGACCGGGTACACGATGGATGCTGGAGAGTGCGTCATGTACTACGGCATGGTTTGCGGTCCTGGGACGACGCAACAGAATGGCCGGTGCGTGCGCTTCCAGACACGCCGGGCGAGCTGCCGCGAAGGGTTCATGAACGCCGGCGACCACTGTATTCTAATCAATCCCTCTTGCCCGTCCGGTCACCGTAACATCGGTGGTAGCTGCGTGTCTCTCGAGGACAAACCATCGACCTGCCCGCCTGGAAGCTACAAGCGCAACAACTTCTGCGTCGGCACGCTCGAGTGCGCGCCTGGTTACCAGCTTCAGGGCGACAAGTGTTATCGAGTGGAGCAAAGAAGCATAACCTGTCCACCCGGTTTCGTATACAACGGTCAGGAGTGTATTGGCCAGTTCAACTGCCCGTCTGGGTATCGGCTCGAGCGCAACGAGTGTGTACGCACTTTGCAACGTCCCGTGTCCTGCCCGCCACCTGCACGCCATGTACAGGAATGGTGCGTGGTCGAGGGACCTTCGTGTGAGGCTGGTTTCGAATTCAGGGACCATCGGTGCCTGCGTACCGAGCATCGGCCGGCAGTGTGCCCACGAGATACTCACTTACGTAATGGGGCGTGCGTATCCCAGCAGAGACCTCAATGCAACCCTGGATTCACATTTGCCGCGGGCCATTGCACAAAGATAGAGAAACGTCCGATCCAGTGCCCGCCTGATTTTATTATCAGCAACAACCGGTGCGTAACGCGGAAGTTAACCTGTCCATCTGATTTTTACCTCAGCGGAAACGAATGTGTTCGGGAGCAGCGCCAAACTCTCATCTGCCCACCAGGCAGCTCCATGCACAATAATATGTGCTATATCGGCCGGCCAGCATGTGAGCTGGACTACAAGCTTGTCGACGGTAGTTGCATTCAGGTTAGCTACGGTTTCCTCGAGTGTCCGCCGGGTACGATCATCACCGATGGGCAATGCGTGAAGAGCGCCACCTGCCCGCCCGACTACCAATTGCGAGGCAACCAGTGCGAAAAGGTTACAGCCGTCATCCTCAGATGCCAGCGGGGCAATATGGTCAACGGAGACTGTGTAGCACCCGGTCCGAACTGCCCGCCCGAGTATGAATTCCGGCGCGGCGTCTGCTTCCGGCGGGAAACGGTTGAACCGGATTGCCCCCCGAGTAGCCAGCTGCGTAACAACTATTGTGTGGTCGGACGCCCCGAGTGTTTCGACGACTATCGCTACTCAAATGGTCGTTGCACAAAGGTGATCAAGGTTCGTGCCACCTGCACCGGTGGGGCGGAGTTGAAGAATGGCATGTGCGTATCGTCGGTGTTGTCCACCAGCTCGTACTGTGAGCCTGGTTACACTATGCAGGGTAGTCTGTGTATACGAATGATCTACGTCCAGGCGACCTGTACCACACATCAGACGAGCTCGAATGTTATTACATCCAGTCCGATCGTCAGCTCCGTAGGTATCAACTCCATCCAACCCATCCAGACGGTCAACTCGATCGGTCCAACGGTATTGAGCAGAGTGGACAGCGTCTATGTGCCACCGACGCCAGTGACCAATGTGGACAGCGTCTATGTGTCACCGACGCCAGTGACCAGTGTGGACAGTATCTATGTGCCACCGATCAGGAATTTCTCGAGTTCGGCTCATGTCCCTGATGATGACAGGTTCGCCGACTTCTTTCGAGCGGAAAACGTAAGACCACGGTTCGGTGTTTCAAGCTATGACGCGGGTAATAGTCGTTACTTCCGAGAATCCATACTGCCTTTCGATGGCGATTACGTGGCCACGCCCAGGCCATATACAACTACCACCGCCAGTTGGGTCAATGTTGCCACGGAGACACGTACGGAAAGTCCTACCAGACAGCGGCGTTGCACCGTTGTTGGGCCACGCGTTTGTAACACCATGGACGAAGTGAGCTGGACTTGCGAGCAGATGCGCTACACAGACATTGCATCTCGGTTGTGCACTAGTGAGAGTGCGGTGATCCATTTGACGGTGCCCTCGCACATTGCGGTCAACGATACGCTACTTGTTATGGCGCCCAAAACTGAGGAAGAAGGTGACGAGGATGAGtatgacgacgaggaggaaaatGAAGAAG GCTCTGCCAACTGCGCCGATTGCAGGGATGAAAGCTTCGACTGCTCAAAGTACTGCTTCACATATGAGGAGTGCGGTGGTTGTGAGTACACCCAACTCGAGGAACTCTGCCAAGAATCAGCGACGATCCGGGAATGTGAATATCTCAGTGTCTGA